A single window of Macaca mulatta isolate MMU2019108-1 chromosome 17, T2T-MMU8v2.0, whole genome shotgun sequence DNA harbors:
- the KCTD12 gene encoding BTB/POZ domain-containing protein KCTD12, with product MALADSTRGLPNGGGGGGGSGSSSSSAEPPLFPDIVELNVGGQVYVTRRCTVVSVPDSLLWRMFTQQQPQELARDSKGRFFLDRDGFLFRYILDYLRDLQLVLPDYFPERSRLQREAEYFELPELVRRLGAPQQPGPGPPPSRRGVHKEGSLGDELLPLGYAEPEQQEGASAGAPSPTLELASRSPSGGAAGPLLTPSQSLDGSRRSGYITIGYRGSYTIGRDAQADAKFRRVARITVCGKTSLAKEVFGDTLNESRDPDRPPERYTSRYYLKFNFLEQAFDKLSESGFHMVACSSTGTCAFASSTDQSEDKIWTSYTEYVFCRE from the coding sequence ATGGCTCTGGCGGACAGCACACGTGGATTACCcaacggcggcggcggcggcggcggcagcggctcCTCGTCGTCCTCCGCGGAGCCGCCGCTCTTTCCCGACATCGTGGAGCTGAACGTGGGGGGCCAGGTGTACGTGACCCGGCGCTGCACGGTGGTGTCGGTGCCCGACTCGCTGCTCTGGCGCATGTTCACGCAGCAGCAGCCGCAGGAGCTGGCCCGGGACAGCAAAGGCCGCTTCTTTCTGGACCGGGACGGCTTCCTCTTCCGCTACATCCTGGATTACCTGCGGGACTTGCAGCTTGTGCTTCCCGACTACTTCCCCGAGCGCAGCCGGCTGCAGCGCGAGGCCGAGTACTTCGAGCTGCCAGAGCTCGTGCGCCGCCTCGGGGCGCCCCAGCAGCCCGGCCCGGGGCCGCCGCCCTCGCGGCGCGGGGTGCACAAGGAGGGCTCGCTGGGAGACGAGCTGCTGCCGCTCGGCTACGCGGAGCCTGAACAGCAGGAGGGCGCCTCTGCCGGGGCGCCCTCGCCCACGCTGGAGCTTGCTAGCCGCAGTCCATCTGGGGGCGCGGCGGGCCCGCTGCTCACGCCGTCCCAGTCGCTGGACGGCAGCCGGCGCTCGGGCTACATCACCATCGGCTACCGCGGCTCCTACACCATCGGGCGGGACGCGCAGGCGGACGCCAAGTTCCGGCGAGTGGCGCGCATCACCGTGTGCGGCAAGACGTCGCTGGCCAAGGAGGTTTTTGGGGACACCCTGAACGAAAGCCGGGACCCGGACCGTCCCCCGGAGCGCTACACCTCGCGCTATTACCTCAAGTTCAACTTCCTGGAGCAGGCCTTCGACAAGCTGTCCGAGTCGGGCTTCCACATGGTGGCGTGCAGCTCCACGGGCACCTGCGCCTTTGCCAGCAGCACCGACCAGAGCGAGGACAAGATCTGGACCAGCTACACCGAGTACGTCTTCTGCAGGGAGTGA